The following are encoded together in the Adhaeribacter arboris genome:
- a CDS encoding DHCW motif cupin fold protein — protein sequence MKIENIPFQHINWDDVDITEIPGLSGAALNKIWSMGNVRVQLVQYLTDYQSNHWCHRGHVVLVLAGSLQITLEDGRTITIQAGDSFAVADNVDAHKIASVNGATVFIVD from the coding sequence ATGAAAATTGAAAACATACCTTTTCAGCACATTAACTGGGACGACGTAGATATTACCGAAATTCCTGGTTTAAGTGGTGCTGCCTTAAACAAAATCTGGAGTATGGGTAATGTTCGGGTGCAGTTAGTCCAATACCTGACCGATTATCAATCCAATCATTGGTGCCACCGGGGACATGTTGTACTCGTATTAGCGGGTTCGCTGCAAATTACTTTAGAAGACGGTCGTACCATAACTATTCAGGCCGGAGATTCTTTTGCCGTAGCCGATAATGTAGATGCGCACAAAATAGCTTCGGTGAATGGAGCTACTGTTTTTATTGTAGATTAG
- a CDS encoding family 1 glycosylhydrolase, with the protein MAQKPGIFPTFFISGFECSTFLWKDKKRRNLVHETQHHQFVQQDYELLRSLGIAVAREGIPWPLVDTNGKYDFSCIDPMLEAMNQNKILPIWDLCHYGYPDDLDPFLDNFVERFAAYCRAAAEYVTPKLPGPYFFTPINEITFFSFCGGEWGWVAPYKNTKEDRFQLRLNLCKAAIAGVKAIREVTPDARMIHIDPLVQVVAPRDRPDQEAAAHHETYVDTFLAWDILYGKELPELGGSPEILDIVGANNYSFGQMEYREHGPHQALPPDDDRIKPLCDLLRLVWERYRRPMIIGETSGLKEGRTAWLKDVMEESLAAVDAGMDLHGICLFPAVDMPDWHTGEWLNNGICNLILEGDVLRRQPHEPYIAELRRWQKELNRVTVLDPDPFSDPVELADVIAAAKRLNKKPDKNWS; encoded by the coding sequence ATGGCACAGAAACCAGGTATCTTTCCTACATTTTTTATTTCCGGCTTCGAGTGTTCCACCTTTCTTTGGAAAGATAAAAAGCGCCGCAACCTGGTTCACGAAACCCAACACCACCAGTTTGTGCAGCAAGATTATGAGTTGCTCCGGTCTTTGGGTATTGCAGTAGCCCGTGAAGGAATTCCTTGGCCACTGGTAGATACCAACGGTAAATACGATTTTTCGTGCATCGATCCCATGCTGGAAGCCATGAATCAGAATAAGATTTTGCCTATCTGGGATTTATGCCACTATGGTTACCCCGATGATTTAGACCCGTTTTTAGATAACTTCGTGGAGCGTTTTGCGGCTTATTGCCGGGCCGCAGCCGAGTATGTAACTCCAAAATTGCCAGGCCCGTACTTTTTTACTCCCATCAACGAAATAACTTTTTTTTCTTTTTGCGGCGGCGAATGGGGCTGGGTAGCGCCTTATAAAAACACAAAGGAGGATCGTTTTCAATTGCGTTTAAATTTATGTAAAGCCGCTATAGCCGGAGTAAAAGCCATTCGCGAAGTAACACCCGATGCCCGCATGATACACATTGATCCTTTGGTGCAAGTAGTAGCTCCCCGCGATCGGCCCGACCAAGAGGCTGCTGCGCACCACGAAACGTACGTAGATACTTTCCTGGCTTGGGATATACTTTATGGCAAAGAGCTTCCGGAACTAGGTGGTTCGCCCGAAATACTCGACATTGTAGGGGCTAATAATTATTCTTTTGGCCAGATGGAATACCGTGAACATGGACCCCACCAAGCTTTACCACCCGATGATGATCGCATAAAGCCGCTTTGTGATTTGCTTCGACTGGTTTGGGAGCGCTATCGCCGACCCATGATTATTGGAGAAACCAGTGGATTAAAAGAAGGGAGGACAGCCTGGTTGAAAGATGTAATGGAGGAATCGTTGGCGGCGGTGGATGCTGGCATGGACCTGCACGGCATTTGTTTATTCCCGGCCGTAGATATGCCTGATTGGCACACCGGCGAATGGCTGAATAATGGCATCTGCAATTTAATCCTGGAAGGTGATGTATTAAGGCGGCAACCGCATGAACCCTATATAGCCGAACTACGACGCTGGCAAAAAGAACTAAACCGAGTTACGGTTCTCGATCCTGATCCTTTCAGCGATCCGGTGGAGCTAGCAGATGTAATTGCCGCCGCAAAACGTTTGAACAAAAAGCCGGACAAAAATTGGAGCTAA
- the deoC gene encoding deoxyribose-phosphate aldolase, whose protein sequence is MKTNSDISHFNIASYIDHTLLRPDADERMIRQLCAEASTYNFAAVCVPPCYVKIATNALADSQVHIATVIGFPLGYQTAEVKFFEAHKALSAGATEIDMVLNLAAFKSGRFADAENEVGELATLCHLRGGLLKVIIETALLSEEEIIQACDLCAQAEADFVKTSTGFSSRGASVADVALMRQSLPEKVRIKASGGIRDIAFAKELIRAGADRIGTSAGVQLINYEEKQN, encoded by the coding sequence TTGAAGACTAATTCAGACATATCACATTTTAATATTGCCAGCTACATAGATCATACGCTTTTGCGGCCGGATGCCGACGAGCGTATGATAAGGCAGCTGTGCGCCGAAGCCTCCACGTATAACTTTGCGGCTGTTTGTGTGCCGCCTTGCTACGTGAAAATAGCCACCAATGCCTTAGCAGACAGCCAGGTGCATATTGCCACGGTAATCGGATTCCCATTAGGCTATCAAACCGCCGAAGTTAAGTTTTTTGAAGCGCATAAAGCCTTAAGTGCCGGTGCTACCGAAATAGATATGGTGCTAAATTTAGCTGCTTTTAAATCTGGCCGGTTCGCGGATGCGGAAAATGAAGTAGGCGAATTGGCTACTCTTTGTCACCTGCGCGGGGGCTTGTTAAAGGTAATTATTGAAACTGCCTTACTTTCAGAAGAAGAAATTATTCAGGCGTGCGACCTTTGTGCCCAAGCTGAAGCAGATTTTGTTAAAACTTCGACTGGTTTTTCCAGTCGGGGAGCTTCTGTGGCCGATGTAGCATTAATGCGACAATCCTTGCCGGAAAAAGTCCGGATTAAAGCTTCGGGAGGTATCCGGGATATTGCTTTTGCAAAAGAGCTTATCCGGGCGGGTGCCGACCGCATAGGTACCTCAGCGGGGGTGCAATTAATAAACTATGAAGAAAAACAAAATTAG
- a CDS encoding SDR family NAD(P)-dependent oxidoreductase: MKTALITGASGGIGYELAKEFARHQHNLVLVARSESRLIQIAQELESTYGIQAIALSQDLSNSNAVSAIYTELQSKNIIIDYLVNNAGFGGFGLFVETDWAKEEQMINLNITSLTHFTKVFAREMVKRRSGRILNVASTASFQPGPLMAVYFATKAYVLSFSEAIANELQGTGVMVTALCPGPTESGFLEAAALEGSKLFKAKKLPTSAEVAAYGYKALMSGKTVAIHGFRNWLTANSARFAPRKLVTAIVRKMTEKEVA, encoded by the coding sequence ATGAAAACGGCTTTAATTACCGGGGCATCGGGCGGCATTGGCTACGAACTGGCGAAAGAATTTGCCCGGCACCAACATAATTTGGTACTGGTGGCCCGTAGCGAATCAAGATTAATCCAGATCGCGCAGGAATTAGAGTCAACTTACGGCATACAGGCCATAGCCCTCTCACAGGATTTAAGTAATTCAAATGCTGTTTCAGCCATCTATACGGAGCTACAATCCAAAAATATAATTATCGACTACCTGGTAAATAACGCGGGTTTTGGTGGTTTCGGGCTTTTTGTCGAAACAGATTGGGCCAAAGAAGAACAGATGATTAACCTGAACATCACCAGTCTAACTCATTTTACCAAAGTTTTTGCCCGTGAGATGGTAAAGCGCCGGTCTGGTCGGATTTTAAACGTAGCCTCAACGGCTTCTTTTCAGCCCGGCCCATTGATGGCCGTGTATTTTGCTACTAAGGCGTACGTATTGTCGTTTTCGGAGGCCATAGCTAATGAGCTACAGGGAACTGGGGTAATGGTTACGGCTTTGTGCCCGGGACCTACCGAGTCGGGATTCCTGGAAGCGGCCGCATTAGAAGGTTCAAAATTATTTAAAGCTAAAAAGTTGCCGACCTCCGCCGAAGTGGCGGCTTACGGGTATAAAGCTTTAATGTCCGGTAAAACGGTGGCTATTCACGGCTTCCGAAATTGGTTAACTGCTAATTCCGCCCGATTTGCTCCCCGTAAATTAGTAACGGCCATTGTGCGTAAAATGACGGAAAAAGAAGTAGCTTAG
- a CDS encoding DinB family protein, translating to MKKSTLLLNVLFLVALMVTSKVSFAANPPAKSQMVADWQRAKAYTKEYLDAMPEAGSSFKPTPEMRSFAEQMLHLANANFNFASGASGTANPYQGKNLEKLDEYKTKAALSKVVLESYDFVISALNNTTDAQMASNVKLFNMDVNRGLAFEKAFEHQTHHRGQTTVYLRLKGVTPPGEKLF from the coding sequence ATGAAAAAAAGTACTCTTTTATTAAACGTTTTGTTTTTGGTAGCCTTAATGGTTACCAGTAAAGTTTCTTTCGCGGCTAATCCGCCGGCTAAAAGCCAAATGGTTGCTGATTGGCAAAGGGCAAAAGCCTATACCAAAGAGTATTTAGATGCCATGCCGGAGGCTGGATCAAGTTTTAAACCTACTCCGGAGATGCGCAGTTTTGCGGAACAAATGCTGCACTTGGCTAATGCGAATTTTAATTTTGCTTCCGGTGCTTCTGGCACCGCTAATCCGTACCAAGGTAAGAACTTAGAAAAACTCGATGAATATAAAACCAAAGCGGCGCTTAGTAAAGTAGTACTGGAAAGTTATGATTTTGTAATTAGTGCTTTAAACAACACTACCGATGCGCAAATGGCCAGCAATGTAAAGTTATTTAACATGGACGTAAACCGGGGTTTAGCTTTCGAGAAAGCTTTTGAACACCAAACGCACCACCGTGGTCAGACAACAGTTTACCTGCGTTTGAAAGGCGTAACCCCTCCCGGCGAAAAATTATTCTAA
- a CDS encoding sporulation protein, whose amino-acid sequence MKKNKISGLVLSFLFLISCARTPGTVSKLEETAAVEDLSAFRPKFPAPPVETINETKPVTEPVITVTPTHHVNNRVLALLDTVANANKAIKYAQGYRILAYTGTERKIAMEMRRSIIDRIPEERDYLQYRQPTFRLKIGDYMNRIEAQQVLSQIKDISPNALIVSDQINVNR is encoded by the coding sequence ATGAAGAAAAACAAAATTAGCGGGCTGGTTTTAAGTTTTTTGTTTCTTATTTCCTGTGCCCGTACTCCCGGTACGGTATCCAAATTAGAGGAAACAGCCGCTGTAGAAGACTTAAGCGCTTTCCGGCCCAAATTTCCTGCTCCACCAGTTGAAACAATAAATGAAACCAAACCAGTAACAGAACCAGTTATAACCGTTACTCCCACGCATCACGTAAATAACCGGGTTTTAGCCTTACTGGATACCGTGGCTAATGCAAATAAGGCCATTAAATACGCCCAGGGATACCGGATTCTGGCTTACACAGGTACAGAAAGAAAGATAGCTATGGAAATGCGGCGATCTATTATTGACCGGATACCAGAAGAACGGGATTATTTGCAATACCGTCAACCTACCTTTCGGCTCAAAATAGGGGATTATATGAATCGTATTGAAGCACAGCAAGTACTTTCCCAAATAAAAGATATTTCACCTAATGCCTTAATTGTTTCGGATCAGATTAATGTAAACCGGTAA
- a CDS encoding MFS transporter translates to MTKNTAAVAAPALTRLNLWVMASATGLVVANLYYNQPLLDEIARTFRITEAKAGSISMLTQLGYAVGMLFIIPLGDMLQRKKLIMFNFGMIIAALLLAAFSPNSTFLMVASFLIGATSVTPQLLIPMAAHLARPEERGRTVGFVMSGLLIGILLSRTISGFVGAHLGWRAIFIIAGLVMVLLWILLYFLLPEVYPEYKGNYKSLMQSLISLIREEPMLRMAAIRGALCFASFAAFWTTLVFLLRESPFNAGSDVAGAFGLVGAFGALGASFMGRISDKGNSQQVTTYSIGLIILSYLIFGVSGSSYVGLVAGVILLDLGVQATHISNQTLIFSLRPEARNRLNTVYMVTYFLGGASGTFLASQLWHLWQWQGVVIIGIILSVLALLVHLRFAKPQPIVA, encoded by the coding sequence ATGACTAAAAATACGGCTGCCGTTGCAGCGCCCGCCTTAACCCGGTTAAATCTTTGGGTAATGGCAAGTGCCACCGGGTTAGTAGTAGCCAATTTATACTATAACCAGCCCTTACTCGACGAAATTGCCCGAACTTTCCGGATTACCGAAGCCAAGGCCGGCAGTATCTCCATGCTCACTCAATTAGGTTACGCGGTAGGGATGCTTTTTATCATTCCGCTGGGCGATATGCTCCAACGTAAAAAGCTGATCATGTTCAACTTCGGGATGATTATAGCCGCTCTGCTGTTGGCCGCTTTTTCTCCCAACAGTACCTTTTTAATGGTTGCCAGCTTTTTAATCGGAGCTACTTCGGTTACGCCCCAGTTGTTAATACCCATGGCCGCTCACCTGGCCCGGCCCGAAGAACGGGGCCGCACGGTAGGTTTTGTAATGAGCGGTTTATTAATTGGCATATTGTTATCGCGTACCATCAGTGGTTTTGTGGGAGCGCATCTGGGTTGGCGGGCCATATTTATTATTGCCGGTTTGGTAATGGTGCTGCTCTGGATATTGCTTTATTTTTTATTACCGGAAGTATATCCGGAATATAAAGGTAATTACAAGAGTTTAATGCAATCACTTATTTCGCTCATCCGGGAAGAGCCAATGCTGCGGATGGCGGCCATACGAGGTGCTTTGTGCTTTGCCAGTTTTGCCGCTTTCTGGACTACTTTGGTTTTTTTATTACGGGAGTCCCCGTTTAATGCGGGCAGCGATGTGGCCGGCGCCTTTGGATTGGTAGGGGCTTTCGGCGCTTTAGGGGCTTCGTTTATGGGCCGAATCAGCGATAAAGGCAATTCGCAGCAAGTAACTACTTACAGCATTGGTCTAATTATTTTATCTTACCTGATATTCGGTGTTTCCGGGAGTAGTTATGTTGGATTAGTAGCTGGGGTAATTTTGCTGGATTTAGGCGTACAAGCCACTCATATTTCGAATCAAACGCTTATTTTTTCTTTACGCCCTGAAGCTCGAAACCGCCTGAATACGGTGTATATGGTAACTTATTTTTTGGGAGGTGCCTCCGGTACTTTCCTGGCGAGTCAACTTTGGCATCTTTGGCAATGGCAAGGTGTCGTAATAATAGGTATAATTTTATCAGTACTGGCTTTGCTGGTGCATTTGCGTTTTGCCAAACCTCAGCCAATTGTAGCATAA
- the amaB gene encoding L-piperidine-6-carboxylate dehydrogenase: MKQAIDAKPQQIIIEEIKNTLGIQENNPAYSTGLIWGGTANKNSKTIYSPVDGQLIATVNLATPEDYETVIKTAQQAFEQWRRVPAPKRGDIVRQYGNKLRQYKESLGKLVSYEMGKIYQEGLGEVQEMIDICDFAVGLSRQLHGFTMHSERPGHRMYEQYHSLGIVGIISAFNFPVAVWSWNAMLAAVCGDVCVWKPSEKTPLTAIACQHILKEVLVENNLPEGVFNLIIGDAEIGALMAADDRLPLISATGSTRMGKKVGAAVGARLGRALLELGGNNAIILTEHANLDIALRAVVFGAVGTCGQRCTSTRRLIIHASIYEEIKERLLKIYPGLPIGNPLGDNILVGPLIDKNAVTGFQAALKAVQEEGGTLLTGGEILSGEEFETGTYVKPALVEAENTFKTVQEETFAPILYLIKYTGDVENAIAIQNGVRQGLSSAIFSTNLGQTEAFLAAWGSDCGIANVNIGTSGAEIGGAFGGEKDTGGGRESGSDAWKVYMRRQTNTINFSQELPLAQGIKFDL, translated from the coding sequence ATGAAACAAGCTATTGATGCCAAGCCGCAACAAATAATAATTGAAGAAATAAAAAATACTCTAGGAATTCAGGAGAATAATCCGGCTTATAGTACGGGTTTAATCTGGGGCGGAACGGCGAATAAAAATAGTAAAACTATTTACTCCCCCGTAGACGGCCAACTTATTGCTACCGTAAACCTGGCTACTCCCGAAGATTACGAAACAGTTATAAAAACGGCGCAGCAAGCTTTTGAGCAGTGGCGGCGAGTACCGGCTCCTAAGCGCGGCGACATTGTGCGGCAGTACGGTAATAAATTGCGCCAGTACAAAGAGTCATTAGGTAAGTTAGTGTCTTATGAAATGGGCAAAATTTACCAGGAAGGTTTAGGAGAAGTGCAGGAAATGATTGATATCTGTGATTTCGCCGTAGGATTGTCGCGTCAGTTACATGGGTTTACCATGCACTCCGAGCGGCCGGGCCATCGCATGTACGAGCAATACCATTCTTTGGGCATTGTAGGAATAATCTCGGCTTTTAACTTTCCGGTAGCCGTTTGGAGTTGGAATGCCATGTTGGCCGCCGTCTGTGGGGATGTTTGTGTCTGGAAACCTTCCGAGAAAACTCCATTAACTGCTATTGCTTGTCAGCATATTTTAAAAGAAGTGTTAGTCGAAAATAATCTACCCGAAGGAGTTTTTAATTTAATTATTGGCGATGCAGAAATAGGGGCTTTAATGGCCGCGGATGATCGCCTTCCTTTAATATCTGCCACTGGGTCCACGCGAATGGGGAAAAAAGTAGGAGCGGCCGTAGGCGCCCGTTTGGGTCGGGCTTTACTGGAATTAGGAGGAAATAACGCCATTATTTTAACGGAACACGCCAACTTGGATATAGCCCTGCGAGCCGTAGTTTTTGGCGCGGTTGGTACTTGCGGGCAACGTTGCACTTCTACCCGGCGGTTAATTATTCATGCTTCCATTTACGAAGAGATAAAAGAACGACTTTTAAAAATTTATCCTGGTTTACCTATTGGCAATCCTTTAGGCGATAATATTTTAGTGGGACCGCTTATTGATAAAAATGCTGTAACCGGTTTTCAGGCAGCGCTTAAAGCGGTGCAGGAAGAAGGCGGTACCTTATTAACCGGTGGTGAGATTTTATCCGGCGAAGAATTTGAAACCGGAACCTACGTGAAGCCGGCCTTAGTAGAAGCTGAAAATACGTTTAAAACCGTACAAGAAGAAACTTTCGCTCCCATTCTGTATTTAATTAAGTATACCGGCGATGTAGAAAATGCCATTGCCATTCAAAACGGTGTCCGGCAGGGTTTATCTTCGGCCATTTTTTCAACAAACCTGGGGCAAACGGAAGCTTTTCTGGCAGCTTGGGGTTCTGATTGCGGCATTGCCAACGTGAATATTGGAACTTCCGGCGCCGAGATTGGCGGAGCTTTTGGCGGCGAAAAAGATACGGGTGGCGGTCGGGAATCTGGCTCTGACGCCTGGAAAGTGTACATGCGCCGCCAGACCAATACCATTAATTTTAGCCAGGAATTACCGTTAGCTCAAGGTATTAAGTTCGATTTATAA
- a CDS encoding Do family serine endopeptidase, translated as MKPRQFMFGLVLSAVMGGSMAIGGYKLLEDDEPVVQAPQEQPARNFRYSSLMRDSEVKVPEGLNFVTAAEAVTPAVVHVMTEYGAELAQNSRRQDIDPFFRDFFGDSFEDYHRRQGPSMGSGSGVIIASNGYIITNNHVIDKADKIKVVLDDKRELSATLIGADPSTDLALLKVNADKLPTVRYGNSDNVRVGEWVLAVGNPLNLNSTVTAGIISAKGRNVGIVQNVDASGNNLGVESFIQTDAAVNPGNSGGALVNLNGDLIGINTAIATQTGSFAGYSFAVPSSIVSKVIDDLLKYGEVQRAFLGISMREVDAKLAEDKKIKTLNGIYINDFSDNSAAKEAGLEKGDVITQINGVNVNTSAAVQEQVARYRPGDKVKVTYLRDNDTKNTTVTLRNRMGDTNLVKRETAKAVTYGGAKFEPLSKAEMTKLGLDGGAKISNVKSSEFKQTGMVDGFIITRIDKSKVEKPQDVERLLKGAEDESGVLVEGTYPDGRRAFYPIGRR; from the coding sequence ATGAAACCAAGACAGTTTATGTTTGGCCTGGTTCTTTCGGCTGTTATGGGCGGAAGCATGGCAATTGGTGGTTACAAGCTTCTGGAAGATGACGAGCCCGTGGTGCAGGCACCTCAGGAGCAACCCGCTCGTAATTTCCGGTATTCGAGCTTAATGCGCGATAGCGAAGTAAAAGTACCGGAAGGTTTGAATTTTGTGACGGCTGCGGAAGCAGTAACTCCGGCGGTAGTACACGTAATGACGGAGTATGGTGCCGAACTGGCTCAAAATTCCCGTCGGCAGGATATTGATCCCTTTTTCCGGGATTTCTTTGGGGATAGTTTCGAGGATTATCACCGGCGCCAAGGCCCTTCTATGGGATCTGGCTCAGGAGTAATTATTGCTTCTAACGGCTATATTATTACGAACAACCACGTAATTGATAAAGCTGATAAAATTAAGGTAGTTTTAGACGACAAACGGGAATTGTCGGCCACATTAATAGGCGCTGATCCCAGTACAGATTTAGCTTTGTTAAAAGTTAACGCCGATAAATTACCTACTGTGCGTTACGGTAACTCCGATAATGTGCGGGTTGGCGAATGGGTATTAGCCGTAGGTAATCCGCTTAATCTTAACTCTACCGTAACCGCCGGTATTATTAGTGCCAAAGGCCGGAATGTAGGTATTGTACAGAACGTAGATGCCAGTGGTAACAATTTAGGTGTGGAATCTTTTATTCAGACGGATGCCGCGGTAAACCCTGGTAATAGTGGCGGCGCTTTGGTAAACTTGAACGGCGACTTAATTGGTATTAATACCGCTATTGCTACGCAAACTGGTTCTTTTGCCGGTTACTCTTTTGCGGTACCCTCTTCTATAGTAAGCAAAGTTATTGACGATTTACTTAAATACGGCGAAGTGCAGCGAGCTTTCCTAGGTATTTCTATGCGGGAAGTGGATGCAAAATTAGCCGAGGATAAAAAAATTAAAACCCTGAATGGTATCTACATCAACGATTTTTCCGATAACAGTGCGGCGAAAGAAGCTGGTTTAGAGAAAGGCGATGTTATTACTCAAATTAACGGAGTAAACGTAAATACCAGCGCTGCGGTACAAGAGCAAGTGGCTCGTTACCGTCCGGGCGATAAGGTTAAAGTTACTTACTTGCGCGACAACGATACTAAAAATACTACCGTTACCCTCCGTAACCGGATGGGTGATACAAACCTGGTAAAACGTGAAACAGCAAAAGCTGTTACCTACGGTGGTGCTAAGTTTGAACCTTTGTCTAAGGCTGAGATGACGAAATTAGGTCTGGACGGCGGCGCTAAAATCAGTAACGTAAAATCCAGCGAGTTTAAGCAAACCGGTATGGTAGATGGTTTTATTATTACCCGCATTGATAAGAGCAAAGTAGAAAAGCCGCAAGATGTGGAGCGCTTATTGAAGGGTGCCGAAGATGAATCAGGGGTATTAGTAGAAGGTACCTATCCGGATGGTCGGCGAGCTTTTTATCCAATAGGTCGGAGGTAA
- a CDS encoding Hsp20/alpha crystallin family protein has product MTITKYNGYLTDKMPQTFSTMLDRFFNESVNNRRQLADFTPHVDAFETETQYEFHVSLPGLSKEDINIDFQEGKLTIAGERKFNKEEESQNKKYHLLETQYGSFSRTFFLPDNVNPAQIDAHFENGILHVTVPKDEQKVKKHQIQIK; this is encoded by the coding sequence ATGACAATCACCAAGTATAACGGCTATTTAACTGATAAAATGCCGCAAACTTTTAGCACCATGTTAGATCGTTTTTTCAACGAATCTGTAAACAACCGTCGTCAGTTGGCTGACTTTACCCCGCATGTTGATGCTTTTGAAACAGAAACCCAGTATGAGTTTCACGTATCCTTACCTGGTTTAAGCAAAGAAGACATTAACATCGATTTTCAGGAAGGTAAGTTAACTATTGCCGGCGAACGTAAATTTAACAAAGAAGAAGAAAGCCAAAATAAAAAATATCACTTGCTCGAAACCCAATACGGTTCTTTCAGCAGAACTTTCTTCTTACCCGATAATGTAAATCCGGCGCAAATAGATGCTCATTTTGAAAACGGTATCTTGCATGTTACCGTACCAAAAGATGAGCAGAAAGTGAAAAAGCACCAAATTCAGATTAAATAA
- a CDS encoding M20 metallopeptidase family protein, which produces MFDLKDTVKNLAREFAPDIIKIRQHLHANPELSFQEHQTAALVTEQLKSFGLEPVTLAKTGVTALIEGKNPNKKVVALRGDMDALPITEQNEVPYKSKKEGVMHACGHDVHTSSLLGTARILSGLRDQFEGTVKLIFQPGEELIPGGASIMIKEGVLQNPAPKAIFGQHVFPQLPAGKVGVRSGMYMASADELYITVKGKGGHGAMPEMNIDPVLITAHMIVALQQIVSRAASPKTPTVLSFGKVIANGATNIIPNEVKIEGTFRTMDEKWRAEAHVKMKKMAEQLAESMGGSCDFEIRRGYPFLENSPQLTEKMRVAAENYLGQENVVDLDLWMAAEDFAYYTQQVDACFYRLGTRNEELGIISSVHTPTFNIDEAALEIGIGLMAWLALTELQNS; this is translated from the coding sequence ATGTTTGATCTAAAAGATACTGTAAAAAATTTGGCCCGTGAATTTGCACCGGACATAATCAAGATTCGCCAGCATTTGCACGCTAATCCTGAGCTTTCTTTCCAGGAACACCAAACAGCCGCATTGGTAACGGAACAGTTAAAATCTTTTGGTTTAGAACCGGTTACACTTGCTAAAACGGGAGTAACAGCTTTAATCGAGGGTAAAAATCCAAATAAAAAAGTGGTGGCCTTGCGCGGCGATATGGATGCTTTGCCGATTACGGAGCAAAATGAGGTGCCTTATAAATCGAAAAAGGAAGGAGTAATGCATGCTTGCGGCCACGATGTGCACACATCTTCTTTGTTAGGTACTGCTCGTATTCTAAGTGGGTTGCGCGATCAGTTCGAAGGTACGGTAAAACTTATTTTTCAGCCCGGCGAAGAATTAATTCCGGGAGGCGCCTCTATTATGATTAAAGAAGGGGTACTGCAAAATCCTGCTCCAAAAGCCATTTTCGGACAGCACGTGTTTCCGCAACTACCCGCGGGTAAAGTTGGGGTGCGTTCCGGAATGTACATGGCCAGCGCCGACGAACTGTACATAACGGTAAAAGGTAAAGGCGGCCACGGTGCTATGCCCGAAATGAATATTGATCCGGTTCTGATTACGGCGCATATGATTGTAGCGTTGCAACAAATAGTAAGCCGCGCAGCCAGTCCTAAAACGCCTACTGTACTCTCCTTTGGAAAAGTAATTGCCAATGGAGCAACCAACATTATTCCGAATGAAGTAAAGATAGAAGGTACTTTCCGGACGATGGACGAAAAATGGCGGGCTGAGGCGCACGTAAAAATGAAGAAAATGGCGGAACAATTAGCCGAAAGTATGGGCGGTTCCTGTGATTTCGAGATCCGGCGGGGATATCCTTTTCTGGAAAACTCTCCTCAATTAACGGAAAAAATGCGTGTAGCTGCTGAAAATTACTTGGGCCAAGAAAATGTAGTAGACTTGGATTTATGGATGGCTGCCGAAGACTTTGCTTATTATACCCAGCAAGTGGATGCTTGTTTCTACCGCTTAGGTACCCGCAACGAGGAACTAGGTATTATTTCATCCGTGCATACCCCAACTTTCAATATAGACGAAGCTGCTTTAGAAATTGGGATTGGCTTAATGGCCTGGTTAGCTTTAACCGAATTGCAGAATAGCTGA